The Pseudomonas fluorescens genome includes a window with the following:
- a CDS encoding LysM peptidoglycan-binding domain-containing protein, whose product MRKSLLALLLLASAGIAHGQVQLREGFPQQYTVVTGDTLWDISGKYLREPWKWPELWQANPQIENPNLIYPGDTLSLVYVNGQPRLTLNRGTSRGTIKLSPRIRSSPVADAIPSIPLQAINSFLLSNRIVDTPEDFNKAPYIVAGNAERVLSGMGDRVFARGSFDANQTAYGIFRQGKVYTDPETKEFLGINADDIGGGEVVASEGDVTTLALQRTTQEVRLGDRLFSGEERSINSTFMPSAPQSDIHGLILDVPRGVTQIGALDVVTLNKGRRDGLIEGNVLAVMKTGETVRDRITGERVKIPDERAGLLMVFRTYDKLSYGLVLYASRSLAVLDKVRNP is encoded by the coding sequence ATGAGGAAATCACTACTCGCCCTGCTGCTCCTGGCCTCGGCCGGTATCGCGCACGGGCAAGTGCAACTTCGGGAAGGTTTTCCCCAGCAATACACGGTGGTGACGGGGGACACACTGTGGGACATTTCCGGCAAGTACCTGCGCGAGCCGTGGAAATGGCCGGAGCTCTGGCAGGCCAACCCGCAGATCGAAAACCCCAACCTGATTTATCCGGGCGACACCCTGTCGCTGGTCTACGTCAACGGCCAGCCGCGCCTGACCCTCAATCGCGGCACCTCGCGCGGCACCATCAAGCTGTCGCCGCGCATTCGCAGTTCGCCAGTGGCCGACGCCATCCCGAGCATTCCACTGCAAGCCATCAACAGTTTCCTGCTGAGCAACCGCATCGTCGACACGCCTGAGGATTTCAACAAGGCCCCCTATATCGTCGCCGGCAATGCCGAACGGGTGCTCAGTGGCATGGGGGATAGGGTCTTCGCCCGTGGCTCGTTCGATGCGAACCAGACGGCATACGGCATCTTTCGCCAGGGCAAGGTCTACACCGATCCCGAAACCAAGGAGTTCCTGGGGATCAACGCCGACGACATCGGTGGCGGCGAGGTGGTGGCCAGCGAAGGCGATGTCACCACCCTGGCCCTGCAACGCACCACCCAGGAAGTGCGCCTGGGTGATCGTTTGTTCAGCGGCGAAGAGCGCTCGATCAATTCGACCTTCATGCCCAGCGCGCCGCAATCGGACATCCACGGGTTGATCCTGGACGTGCCGCGAGGCGTGACCCAGATCGGCGCGCTGGACGTGGTCACCCTGAACAAGGGCCGGCGCGATGGGCTGATCGAAGGCAATGTGCTGGCGGTGATGAAGACGGGTGAAACCGTACGCGACCGCATCACGGGCGAGCGGGTGAAGATCCCCGATGAGCGGGCCGGCCTGCTAATGGTTTTCCGCACCTACGACAAACTCAGCTATGGCCTGGTGCTGTACGCATCGCGCTCGTTGGCGGTGCTCGACAAGGTCCGTAATCCGTAA
- a CDS encoding L-threonylcarbamoyladenylate synthase — MVNSWRVQQAAREIRAGAVIAYPTEAVWGLGCDPWNEEAVERLLAIKSRLPDKGLILVADNIHQFDFLFEDFPETWMDRMASTWPGPNTWLVPHQNLLPEWITGVHDTVALRVSDHPTVRDLCSLVGPLVSTSANPQGRPAARTRIRVEQYFRGQIDLVLGGNLGGRKNPSVIRDLATGKVVRPD; from the coding sequence ATGGTCAACAGTTGGCGTGTGCAACAAGCCGCGCGAGAAATTCGCGCCGGGGCGGTGATTGCCTATCCAACCGAAGCGGTCTGGGGCCTGGGTTGTGACCCATGGAACGAAGAGGCGGTGGAACGCCTGCTGGCGATCAAGTCGCGGCTGCCCGATAAAGGCCTGATCCTGGTGGCTGACAACATCCACCAGTTCGACTTCCTGTTCGAAGACTTCCCCGAAACCTGGATGGACCGCATGGCCAGCACCTGGCCGGGGCCCAATACCTGGCTGGTGCCGCACCAGAACCTGCTGCCGGAATGGATCACCGGGGTACACGACACCGTCGCCCTGCGGGTCAGCGACCATCCCACCGTGCGCGACTTGTGCTCGTTGGTCGGCCCGCTGGTGTCCACCTCGGCCAACCCCCAGGGTCGCCCGGCGGCGCGTACGCGGATTCGGGTCGAGCAGTACTTTCGTGGGCAGATCGACCTGGTGCTTGGCGGCAACCTCGGTGGACGCAAGAACCCCAGCGTGATTCGCGACCTGGCGACCGGCAAGGTCGTGCGTCCGGACTAG
- the hemF gene encoding oxygen-dependent coproporphyrinogen oxidase, whose protein sequence is MSTRTEAVKAYLLDLQDRICTALETEDGGTRFVEDAWTRPAGGGGRTRVIENGTVIEKGGVNFSHVFGSGLPPSASAHRPELAGRGFEALGVSLVIHPHNPHVPTSHANVRFFIAEKEGEEPVWWFGGGFDLTPYYGVEEDCVHWHRVAEQACAPFGPEVYPRYKAWCDSYFHLKHRNEPRGIGGLFFDDLNTWDFDTCFAFIRAIGDAYIDAYLPIVRRRKHDAFTAKQREFQEFRRGRYVEFNLVYDRGTLFGLQSGGRTESILMSLPPQVRWGYDWKAEPGSEEARLTEYFLQDRDWLATA, encoded by the coding sequence ATGTCCACTCGCACCGAGGCCGTGAAAGCCTACCTGCTCGACCTGCAAGACCGTATCTGCACCGCCCTGGAAACCGAAGACGGCGGCACTCGCTTCGTCGAAGATGCCTGGACCCGGCCGGCCGGTGGTGGCGGTCGCACGAGGGTGATCGAGAACGGCACGGTGATCGAAAAGGGCGGCGTCAACTTTTCCCACGTCTTCGGCAGCGGCCTGCCACCCTCCGCCAGCGCCCATCGGCCAGAACTGGCCGGGCGCGGCTTCGAAGCCTTGGGCGTGTCGCTGGTCATTCACCCGCACAACCCGCACGTGCCGACCTCCCACGCCAACGTGCGCTTCTTTATCGCCGAAAAGGAAGGCGAAGAGCCGGTCTGGTGGTTTGGCGGCGGCTTCGACCTGACGCCTTACTACGGCGTCGAGGAAGACTGCGTCCATTGGCACCGTGTCGCCGAACAGGCCTGCGCGCCGTTCGGCCCCGAGGTGTACCCGCGCTACAAAGCCTGGTGTGACAGCTATTTCCACCTCAAGCATCGCAACGAGCCCCGGGGCATTGGCGGCCTGTTTTTCGACGACCTGAACACGTGGGATTTCGACACCTGCTTCGCCTTCATCCGCGCCATCGGTGACGCCTACATAGATGCCTACCTGCCGATCGTACGCCGCCGCAAGCACGATGCGTTCACCGCCAAACAGCGGGAATTCCAGGAGTTTCGCCGTGGGCGCTACGTGGAATTCAACCTGGTCTACGACCGCGGCACCCTGTTCGGGCTGCAATCGGGCGGGCGTACCGAATCGATCCTGATGTCCCTGCCACCGCAAGTGCGCTGGGGCTACGACTGGAAAGCCGAGCCGGGCAGCGAAGAAGCGCGGCTGACGGAGTACTTCCTGCAGGATCGCGATTGGCTGGCGACGGCCTGA
- the rsmB gene encoding 16S rRNA (cytosine(967)-C(5))-methyltransferase RsmB — MNPRLAAAKALAAVLSGKASLNSSLPTQLDKVEDRDRGFTQDLAFGTARWQPRLSALAAKLLQKPFKAADADVEALLLVGLYQLLYTRVPAHAAIGETVGCADKLKKPWAKALLNAVLRRAQRESEALLAELEHDPVVRTAHPRWLQKSLKAFWPEQWEAICAANNAHPPMILRVNRRHHTRDAYLALLGEAGIPAIPCQYSRDGIVLETPGDVRALPGFAEGWISVQDEAAQLAADLLELAPGQRVLDACCAPGGKTCHILEVEPKLAGVVAVDLEAKRLVRVKENLERLGLEAELIAADGRDTATWWDGKPFQRILLDAPCSATGVIRRHPDIKLTRQPDDIAALAVLQGELLDALWLTLEVGGMLLYATCSTLPTENTEVIEAFLARTPGARELDIASQAGLKQPHGRQLLAQEGGHDGFYYAKLIKIAAARG, encoded by the coding sequence ATGAACCCGCGTCTGGCCGCCGCCAAGGCCCTTGCCGCCGTCCTCAGCGGCAAAGCCTCCCTCAACAGTTCCCTGCCGACCCAACTGGACAAGGTCGAAGACCGTGATCGCGGTTTCACCCAAGACCTGGCGTTCGGCACCGCCCGTTGGCAGCCGCGGTTGTCGGCCCTGGCGGCCAAGCTGTTGCAGAAGCCGTTCAAGGCCGCCGATGCCGATGTCGAGGCGCTGTTGCTGGTGGGGCTTTATCAATTGCTCTACACCCGCGTCCCCGCCCACGCCGCCATCGGCGAAACCGTGGGCTGCGCCGACAAGCTGAAAAAGCCCTGGGCCAAAGCCCTGCTCAATGCCGTGCTGCGCCGCGCCCAGCGGGAAAGCGAAGCCCTGCTGGCCGAGTTGGAACACGACCCGGTGGTGCGCACCGCCCACCCGCGCTGGTTGCAGAAATCCCTGAAGGCTTTCTGGCCTGAGCAGTGGGAAGCCATCTGCGCCGCCAACAATGCCCATCCGCCGATGATCCTGCGGGTCAATCGTCGCCACCATACCCGCGATGCCTACCTGGCGTTGCTGGGCGAGGCGGGCATCCCGGCCATCCCGTGCCAGTACAGCCGCGACGGCATCGTGCTGGAAACCCCGGGCGATGTGCGTGCCCTGCCAGGCTTCGCCGAAGGTTGGATCAGCGTCCAGGACGAAGCCGCACAACTGGCCGCCGACCTGCTGGAACTGGCGCCCGGCCAACGAGTGCTGGACGCCTGCTGCGCACCGGGCGGCAAGACCTGTCACATCCTCGAGGTCGAGCCGAAGCTGGCCGGCGTGGTGGCGGTGGACCTGGAAGCCAAGCGCCTGGTGCGCGTGAAGGAAAACCTCGAACGCCTGGGGCTGGAGGCCGAGCTGATCGCCGCCGACGGCCGCGACACCGCGACCTGGTGGGACGGCAAGCCGTTCCAACGCATCCTGCTGGACGCGCCGTGCTCGGCCACCGGAGTTATTCGTCGCCACCCGGACATCAAGCTCACCCGCCAGCCGGACGACATTGCGGCGCTGGCCGTGTTGCAGGGCGAACTGCTCGATGCCCTGTGGCTAACCCTGGAAGTCGGCGGTATGTTGCTCTACGCCACCTGTTCGACCTTGCCCACCGAGAACACCGAAGTGATCGAGGCCTTCCTCGCCCGCACCCCGGGCGCCCGGGAACTGGACATCGCCAGCCAGGCCGGCCTCAAGCAGCCCCATGGCCGCCAGTTGCTGGCCCAGGAAGGTGGGCACGACGGGTTCTACTACGCCAAGCTGATCAAGATCGCCGCCGCGCGCGGTTAA
- a CDS encoding SulP family inorganic anion transporter, giving the protein MAIPTRHSLFPFLSWLPRQTRASVGRDLVVGLSGAILALPQSIAYALIAGLPPEYGLYAAIVPVLIACLWGSSWHLICGPTAAISIVLYATVSPLAVPASQDYITLILLLTVLAGIFQWLLGLLRFGALVNFVSHSVVLGFTLGAAVVIALGQLPNLLGLDLPNEATALRGLLMLVSHIGAVDKPSLLLGLGTLVLGVVLKRLLPRWPSLLITLVISSLVVWLWPAMFGHVALVSAFAGRLPPFTPLPLDLELILRLLPGAVAVGMLGLVTSLSIARSLSVRSGQLLDANQEVRAQGLSNIVGGFFSGSLSAGSFTRSGLSYEAGACSPLAGVFSALWVALFAVAGANLIAHIPIPAMAGSILLIAWGLVDHRGIRALYRVSRAEFVVMGLTCLATLLLELQTAIYAGVLASLFFYLKRTSQPRVQHFREGEAEILRVGGSIFFGASHYLQARLQRLQAQRVVIDAQQINFIDYSGVEMLHQEARRLRSQGRSLTLRMARPQVVEELLKLEGAEHCPILFED; this is encoded by the coding sequence ATGGCAATCCCCACTCGCCATTCACTCTTTCCGTTCCTGAGCTGGCTGCCCCGGCAGACCCGCGCCAGTGTCGGCCGTGATCTTGTTGTCGGCCTGAGCGGTGCGATTCTCGCGTTGCCGCAGTCCATTGCCTACGCCCTGATTGCCGGTTTGCCGCCGGAATACGGCTTGTATGCGGCGATTGTCCCGGTGCTGATCGCTTGCCTGTGGGGTTCGTCCTGGCACTTGATCTGCGGGCCCACGGCGGCGATTTCCATCGTCTTGTACGCCACCGTCAGTCCGCTGGCCGTCCCCGCCAGCCAGGACTACATCACCTTGATCCTGCTGCTGACGGTGTTGGCGGGTATTTTCCAATGGTTGCTGGGGCTGCTGCGTTTCGGTGCACTGGTGAATTTCGTCTCGCACTCGGTGGTGTTGGGTTTCACCCTGGGCGCGGCGGTGGTCATTGCCCTGGGGCAGTTGCCGAACCTGCTGGGCCTCGACCTGCCGAACGAAGCCACGGCGTTGAGGGGGCTGCTGATGCTGGTCAGCCACATCGGGGCTGTGGATAAGCCATCGCTGCTGCTGGGCTTGGGGACCCTGGTCCTGGGCGTGGTGCTCAAGCGCTTGCTGCCGCGTTGGCCGAGCCTGTTGATAACTTTGGTCATCAGCAGCCTGGTGGTCTGGTTGTGGCCGGCGATGTTCGGGCATGTGGCGCTGGTCAGCGCTTTCGCCGGGCGCCTGCCGCCGTTCACGCCGCTGCCGCTGGACCTGGAGTTGATCCTGCGCCTGCTGCCCGGTGCCGTCGCGGTGGGCATGCTCGGGCTGGTCACCAGCCTGTCCATCGCCCGTTCGTTGTCGGTGCGTTCCGGGCAATTGCTCGACGCGAATCAGGAGGTGAGGGCGCAGGGGCTTTCCAACATTGTTGGAGGATTTTTCTCTGGGTCGTTGTCGGCCGGTTCCTTCACCCGCTCCGGCCTCAGCTATGAAGCCGGGGCCTGTTCGCCCCTGGCCGGTGTGTTCTCGGCCTTGTGGGTGGCGTTGTTTGCGGTCGCCGGGGCGAACCTGATCGCGCACATCCCGATTCCGGCCATGGCCGGCAGCATTCTGCTGATCGCCTGGGGGCTGGTGGACCATCGCGGCATCCGGGCGTTGTACCGCGTGAGCCGCGCCGAATTCGTGGTAATGGGCTTGACCTGCCTGGCCACACTCTTGCTGGAGCTGCAAACCGCCATCTATGCCGGTGTGCTGGCTTCGTTGTTCTTTTACCTCAAGCGCACTTCACAGCCGCGGGTGCAGCATTTTCGCGAAGGGGAGGCGGAGATCCTGCGGGTCGGCGGCTCGATCTTTTTCGGCGCCAGCCATTACCTGCAAGCGCGCCTGCAACGGTTGCAAGCGCAGCGGGTAGTCATCGATGCCCAGCAGATCAACTTCATCGATTATTCCGGGGTGGAAATGCTTCATCAGGAAGCCCGGCGCCTGCGCAGCCAGGGGCGTAGCCTGACCTTGCGCATGGCCCGGCCGCAGGTGGTGGAGGAGTTGTTGAAGCTGGAAGGGGCGGAGCACTGCCCGATCCTCTTCGAAGATTAA
- the def gene encoding peptide deformylase: protein MAILNILEFPDPRLRTIAKPVAVVDDEVRQLVDDMFETMYEAPGIGLAATQVNVHKRIVVMDLSEDRSEPRVFINPEFETLTDEMDQYQEGCLSVPGFYENVDRPQKVKIKALDRDGQPYELIAEGLLAVCIQHECDHLNGKLFVDYLSTLKRDRIKKKLEKLHRQNA from the coding sequence ATGGCCATTTTGAACATTCTCGAATTTCCGGACCCGCGCCTGCGCACTATCGCCAAACCCGTGGCCGTAGTGGACGACGAAGTGCGTCAGTTGGTCGATGACATGTTTGAAACAATGTATGAAGCGCCAGGCATCGGCCTCGCCGCGACCCAGGTCAACGTGCACAAGCGTATCGTCGTGATGGACCTCTCCGAAGACCGCAGCGAGCCGCGGGTGTTCATCAACCCCGAGTTCGAAACCCTGACCGACGAGATGGACCAGTACCAGGAAGGCTGCCTCTCGGTGCCGGGCTTCTACGAAAACGTCGACCGCCCACAGAAGGTCAAGATCAAGGCCCTGGACCGTGACGGCCAGCCTTACGAACTGATCGCCGAAGGCTTGTTGGCCGTGTGCATCCAGCACGAGTGTGACCACCTCAACGGCAAGTTGTTCGTCGATTACCTGTCTACCCTCAAGCGTGACCGGATCAAGAAAAAACTGGAAAAACTTCATCGCCAGAATGCTTGA
- the fmt gene encoding methionyl-tRNA formyltransferase: MTEPLRIVFAGTPEFAAEHLKALLASPYEIVAVYTQPDRPAGRGQKLMPSPVKQLALENGIPVLQPPTLRDGQAQAELAALQPDLMVVVAYGLILPQVVLDIPRLGCINSHASLLPRWRGAAPIQRAVEAGDAESGVTVMRMEAGLDTGPMLLKVSTPISAEDTGGSLHDRLALIGPPAVVEAIAGLAAGTLEGEVQNDSLATYAHKLNKDEARIDWSRPAVELERLVRAFNPWPIGHSTLNGEALKVLAASYAEGQGTPGEILGASKDGLVVACGEQALCLTRLQLPGGKALNFSDLFNSRREKFSVGTVLGQATDAS; this comes from the coding sequence ATGACTGAGCCACTGCGCATCGTCTTTGCCGGCACTCCCGAATTTGCCGCCGAACACCTCAAGGCCCTGCTGGCCAGCCCCTACGAAATCGTCGCGGTCTACACCCAGCCGGACCGGCCGGCCGGTCGCGGGCAAAAACTGATGCCCAGCCCGGTCAAGCAACTTGCGTTGGAAAACGGCATCCCGGTGTTGCAGCCGCCGACCCTGCGTGACGGGCAAGCCCAGGCCGAACTGGCCGCGCTGCAGCCGGATTTGATGGTGGTGGTCGCCTACGGCCTGATCCTGCCCCAAGTGGTGCTGGATATCCCGCGCCTGGGTTGCATCAACAGCCACGCCTCGCTGCTGCCCCGCTGGCGCGGTGCCGCGCCGATCCAGCGCGCCGTGGAAGCGGGCGATGCCGAGAGCGGCGTAACCGTGATGCGCATGGAAGCCGGCCTGGACACCGGGCCGATGCTGCTCAAGGTCAGTACCCCCATCAGCGCCGAAGACACCGGCGGCAGCCTGCACGACCGCCTCGCGCTCATTGGCCCGCCGGCGGTGGTCGAGGCCATCGCCGGCCTGGCTGCCGGTACGTTGGAAGGTGAAGTGCAGAACGACAGTCTCGCCACCTACGCGCACAAACTGAACAAGGACGAAGCTCGCATCGACTGGAGCCGCCCAGCCGTTGAGCTGGAGCGCCTGGTGCGGGCTTTCAACCCTTGGCCGATCGGCCACAGCACCTTGAACGGCGAAGCCCTGAAAGTGCTGGCGGCCAGTTACGCCGAAGGGCAGGGCACACCCGGTGAAATCCTCGGTGCCAGCAAGGACGGCCTCGTCGTCGCCTGCGGTGAACAAGCGCTGTGCCTGACGCGTCTGCAATTGCCCGGTGGCAAGGCGCTGAACTTCAGCGACCTGTTCAACAGTCGCCGTGAGAAATTTTCCGTCGGCACTGTGCTCGGCCAAGCGACGGACGCCTCATGA
- a CDS encoding NADPH:quinone reductase, which yields MAKRIQFSSHGGPEVLEYVDYSPAEPGPQQVRVSNKAIGLNFIDTYYRSGLYPPPALPSGLGAEGAGVVEAVGSDVTRFKVGDRVAYGSGPLGAYSDVHVLPEANLVHLPESISFEQAAGVMLKGLTVQYLLRQTYELKGGETILFHAAAGGVGSLACQWAKALGVKLIGTVSSPEKAAIAKSHGAWETIDYSKENVAQRVLELTGGKKVPVVYDGVGKDTWLTSLDSVAPRGLVVSFGNASGAVEGVNLGILAAKGSLYVTRPTLATYANNAENLQRMADELFGMISSGKIKVDINQRYPLAEAAKAQAELSARRTTGSTILLP from the coding sequence ATGGCCAAACGTATCCAGTTCAGTTCCCATGGCGGTCCCGAAGTGCTCGAGTACGTCGATTACTCGCCTGCCGAGCCCGGCCCGCAGCAGGTGCGCGTCAGCAACAAGGCAATCGGCCTGAATTTCATCGACACCTACTACCGCAGCGGCCTTTATCCGCCACCGGCGTTGCCATCGGGCCTGGGTGCCGAAGGCGCGGGCGTGGTCGAGGCGGTCGGCTCGGACGTCACGCGGTTCAAGGTCGGCGACCGGGTGGCGTACGGCAGCGGCCCACTGGGGGCCTACAGCGATGTGCATGTGTTACCCGAGGCCAACCTGGTTCATCTGCCCGAATCCATCAGTTTCGAACAGGCGGCCGGCGTGATGCTCAAGGGCCTGACCGTGCAGTATCTGCTGCGCCAGACCTATGAACTCAAGGGTGGCGAAACCATCCTGTTCCACGCTGCCGCCGGTGGCGTGGGTTCCCTGGCCTGCCAGTGGGCCAAGGCCTTGGGCGTGAAGCTGATCGGCACCGTCAGCTCGCCGGAAAAGGCCGCCATCGCCAAATCCCACGGCGCTTGGGAAACCATCGACTACAGCAAGGAAAACGTCGCACAGCGAGTGCTGGAACTGACCGGCGGCAAGAAGGTGCCCGTGGTGTACGACGGGGTTGGCAAGGACACTTGGTTGACGTCGCTGGATAGCGTCGCCCCCCGTGGCCTGGTGGTGAGCTTCGGCAATGCCTCGGGTGCGGTGGAAGGGGTGAACCTGGGAATTCTCGCGGCCAAGGGCTCGCTGTACGTCACCCGCCCGACCCTGGCGACTTACGCCAACAACGCCGAAAACTTGCAGCGCATGGCTGATGAACTGTTCGGGATGATCAGCAGCGGCAAGATCAAGGTGGACATCAACCAGCGTTATCCACTGGCGGAAGCGGCCAAGGCCCAGGCCGAGTTGTCGGCGCGGCGCACGACCGGGTCGACCATTCTCCTGCCCTGA
- the aroE gene encoding shikimate dehydrogenase codes for MDRYVVMGNPIGHSKSPLIHRLFAEQTGQTLDYSTLLAPLEDFAGCAREFFHEGRGANVTVPFKEDAFRLADTLTERAQRAGAVNTLSKLADGRLLGDNTDGAGLVRDLTVNAGFSLKGKRILLLGAGGAVRGALEPLLAEAPASVIIANRTVEKAELLAELFADLGPVSASGFDWLQEPVDLIINATSASLSGDVPPIAASLIDPGKTVCYDMMYGKEPTSFCRWASEHGAAVSMDGLGMLAEQAGEAFFLWRGVRPDTAPVLAELRRQLAL; via the coding sequence ATGGACCGCTACGTTGTAATGGGTAACCCGATCGGCCACAGCAAGTCGCCGTTGATCCATCGCCTGTTTGCCGAGCAGACCGGGCAAACCCTGGACTACAGCACGCTGCTGGCGCCCTTGGAGGATTTCGCCGGTTGCGCCCGAGAATTTTTCCACGAGGGACGTGGGGCAAACGTCACGGTGCCGTTCAAGGAAGACGCCTTCCGCCTGGCCGACACCCTGACCGAGCGGGCCCAACGGGCCGGGGCGGTCAATACGTTGAGCAAACTGGCCGACGGTCGCCTGTTGGGCGACAACACCGACGGCGCCGGGCTGGTCCGGGACCTGACCGTCAATGCCGGCTTCAGTCTCAAGGGCAAGCGCATCCTGTTGCTCGGGGCCGGCGGCGCGGTGCGCGGTGCCCTGGAACCGCTGCTGGCCGAAGCACCGGCCTCGGTGATCATCGCCAATCGCACGGTGGAAAAGGCCGAATTGCTGGCCGAGTTGTTCGCCGACCTGGGCCCGGTTTCAGCCAGCGGGTTCGACTGGCTGCAAGAACCGGTGGACCTGATCATTAACGCCACCTCCGCGAGCCTGTCGGGGGATGTACCGCCGATTGCCGCCAGCCTGATCGACCCCGGCAAGACGGTTTGCTACGACATGATGTATGGCAAGGAACCGACCTCTTTCTGCCGCTGGGCCAGTGAGCATGGGGCGGCGGTGTCGATGGATGGCCTGGGCATGTTGGCCGAGCAGGCGGGCGAAGCCTTCTTCTTGTGGCGTGGAGTTCGTCCGGACACCGCGCCAGTGCTGGCGGAGTTGCGCCGCCAGTTGGCGCTCTGA
- the dprA gene encoding DNA-processing protein DprA, with the protein MSLPESTPVSPAELEARLRLHRLPELGPKRFMTLMEAFGSASKAVSAPASAWRALGLPLACVEARRNPDVRDGAAHALAWLERAGQHLLMWDQPDYPALLAQISDAPPLLFVAGDASILEKPQLAMVGSRRASRPGMDTAAAFSRSLAGAGFVITSGLALGIDAAAHQAALDVGGRTVGVLGTGLENFYPQRNRRLADAMIAQGSAVLSEFPLDAPPHASNFPRRNRIISGLSLGVLVVEASVASGSLITARLAAEQGREVYAIPGSIHHPGARGCHQLIRDGAALVETVEHILEALRGWQRLPPASEPVPVTHPLLRLLHAAPLSSEALAEASGWGLPKVLAALTELEMDGRAICDNGRWFAR; encoded by the coding sequence ATGTCATTACCTGAATCTACGCCGGTTTCCCCTGCGGAACTGGAGGCCCGGCTACGCCTTCACCGCTTGCCGGAGCTGGGCCCCAAACGTTTCATGACGCTGATGGAGGCCTTCGGCTCGGCCTCCAAGGCCGTCAGTGCACCGGCCAGCGCCTGGCGCGCGCTGGGCTTGCCGCTGGCCTGTGTCGAGGCGCGGCGCAACCCGGATGTGCGGGACGGCGCCGCCCATGCATTGGCCTGGCTGGAGCGTGCGGGCCAGCATTTACTGATGTGGGACCAACCCGACTACCCGGCGCTGTTGGCGCAGATCAGCGACGCGCCGCCGCTGCTGTTCGTCGCTGGCGATGCTTCGATCCTGGAAAAACCGCAGCTGGCGATGGTCGGCAGTCGGCGGGCATCACGCCCCGGCATGGACACTGCGGCGGCGTTTTCCCGCAGCCTGGCGGGGGCCGGTTTTGTCATCACCAGCGGCCTGGCCCTGGGCATCGATGCGGCGGCCCATCAGGCGGCGTTGGATGTTGGCGGGCGCACCGTCGGCGTGTTGGGCACCGGTCTGGAAAATTTTTATCCACAGCGCAATCGTCGGCTGGCGGACGCGATGATTGCCCAGGGCAGCGCGGTGTTGTCGGAGTTCCCGTTGGACGCACCGCCCCACGCCAGCAACTTTCCGCGCCGCAACCGGATCATCAGCGGCTTGTCCCTGGGCGTGCTGGTGGTGGAGGCCAGTGTCGCCAGCGGTTCACTGATCACCGCCCGACTGGCGGCGGAACAGGGCCGCGAGGTGTACGCCATTCCTGGATCGATCCATCACCCCGGGGCCCGGGGCTGCCATCAACTGATCCGCGACGGTGCGGCGCTGGTGGAAACCGTCGAGCACATCCTCGAAGCGCTGCGCGGTTGGCAGCGGTTGCCGCCGGCCTCGGAGCCCGTGCCCGTGACCCATCCGCTGCTGCGCCTGCTGCATGCCGCGCCGCTGAGCAGTGAGGCGCTGGCCGAGGCCAGTGGCTGGGGCTTGCCCAAAGTGCTGGCGGCGTTGACCGAACTGGAGATGGACGGACGCGCCATCTGTGACAACGGACGCTGGTTTGCGCGCTAG